A single genomic interval of Roseofilum casamattae BLCC-M143 harbors:
- a CDS encoding peroxiredoxin, translating into MGLRLGDTVPNFTQASSEGEINFYDWAGDSWVVLFSHPADYTPVCTTELGTVAKLKPEFDKRNVKTIALSVDDVDSHKGWIGDINETQATTVNYPILADADKKVADLYDMIHPESLNNLTIRTVFVIDPNKKLRLNITYPASTGRNFDEILRVIDSLQLTDNYQVATPVNWTDGDDCVIVPSLKDPEVLKEKFPKGYKEIKPYLRMTPQPNK; encoded by the coding sequence ATGGGTCTTCGACTTGGCGATACCGTACCCAACTTTACTCAAGCCTCCTCAGAAGGCGAAATTAACTTCTATGACTGGGCTGGAGATAGCTGGGTTGTATTGTTCTCCCACCCGGCAGACTACACCCCTGTTTGCACCACAGAATTAGGAACTGTAGCCAAACTTAAACCTGAGTTCGATAAGCGCAATGTCAAAACGATCGCCCTCAGCGTTGATGACGTAGACTCGCACAAGGGTTGGATTGGCGATATTAACGAAACCCAAGCAACAACGGTCAATTATCCGATTTTAGCGGATGCGGACAAGAAAGTTGCGGATCTCTACGATATGATCCACCCAGAATCTTTAAACAATTTGACCATTCGGACCGTATTTGTTATCGATCCGAATAAGAAACTGCGCTTGAATATTACCTATCCTGCCAGTACCGGACGGAATTTTGATGAAATTCTGCGGGTCATTGACTCCTTGCAGCTCACCGATAACTATCAGGTAGCAACTCCAGTTAACTGGACAGATGGAGATGATTGCGTTATCGTTCCGTCCCTGAAAGATCCGGAAGTACTGAAAGAGAAATTCCCCAAAGGCTACAAAGAAATCAAGCCCTATCTGCGGATGACTCCTCAGCCCAATAAATAA
- the mutS gene encoding DNA mismatch repair protein MutS — translation MSYFPASSEDLSIPNADYRQLERNKLTPMLQHYVDVKEQYPHALLLYRVGDFFECFFQDAVTISRELELVRTSREGGKEIGRVPMTGVPHHALERYSPQLVAKGYMVVVCDQTEEASVAAAEKRMVRREITKIHTPGTLTEESMLNARQNNFLAAVVVVKDHWGLAYADISTGEFFTTQASNLEHLTQELMRLQPSEVLVPTDAPDIGRMLRPGEKSEELPEGLPDCFCYSWRPQIPFALTEAKEKILSKFKVRSLEGMGCDRIPLGVRAAGGLLEYVEETQKQKSITLQVLRTYSTQDFLILDYQSRRNLEITETVRDRARHGSLVHAIDRTLTPMGGRALQRWLLQPLLKVKGIEARQDTITELVQDTQLRTSIRQILRQISDLERLSGRAGSGTANAKELIALSQSLSQLPLLAEIALSGNSAFLKTLQTVPPQLEQLAETIKQSLVESPPQQLKEGGLIQAGISAELDNMRSESEGDREWLASLETRERERTGISNLKVGYNKTFGYYISISRSKSDLVPEDYTRKQTLVNEERYITEELKEREARILTAREDLNQLEYELFVQLRTGVGEYAEEIRNVSRAVAALDVLAGLADIAVVEGYCRPQFSESREIRIIEGRHPVVEQTLGRAFFVPNSTYLGQSAPDNPTDLIILTGPNASGKSCYLRQVGLIQLMAQIGSFVPATSAKLGICDRIFTRVGAVDDLATGQSTFMVEMNETANILNHGTSRSLVLLDEIGRGTATFDGLSIAWAVAEYLATEIGARTIFATHYHELNELASILDNVSNYQVTVKEMPDKIIFLHQVQPGGADKSYGIEAGRLAGLPSAVIQRAKQVMSQIEKHSKIAVGLREEMGHSTESLP, via the coding sequence GTGAGTTATTTTCCTGCATCTTCCGAAGACTTAAGCATTCCAAATGCGGACTATCGACAATTGGAGCGCAACAAACTCACGCCGATGCTCCAGCATTATGTAGATGTGAAAGAGCAATATCCTCACGCCCTTTTGCTCTATCGAGTGGGGGACTTTTTTGAATGCTTTTTTCAGGATGCGGTAACAATTTCGAGAGAATTAGAATTAGTCCGCACCAGTCGCGAGGGAGGGAAAGAAATCGGCCGGGTTCCGATGACAGGAGTTCCCCATCATGCGTTAGAGCGCTATTCTCCGCAACTGGTGGCGAAAGGATATATGGTAGTGGTCTGCGATCAAACGGAAGAAGCATCGGTGGCAGCGGCAGAAAAACGGATGGTTCGTCGCGAAATTACGAAGATTCATACTCCCGGAACGCTGACGGAAGAGTCGATGCTGAATGCCCGTCAGAATAACTTTTTAGCCGCAGTGGTGGTAGTGAAAGATCATTGGGGTTTGGCTTATGCGGATATTTCCACTGGAGAGTTTTTCACGACGCAAGCGAGCAATCTCGAGCATTTAACTCAAGAGTTGATGCGACTGCAACCGTCGGAGGTTTTAGTTCCAACTGATGCGCCAGATATTGGCAGAATGTTGCGGCCGGGAGAGAAGTCAGAGGAATTACCGGAAGGATTACCGGATTGTTTTTGTTATTCCTGGCGACCGCAAATTCCGTTTGCTTTGACGGAAGCCAAAGAGAAAATTTTGAGCAAATTTAAAGTACGATCGCTCGAAGGAATGGGATGCGATCGCATTCCTCTGGGGGTGCGCGCGGCTGGAGGCTTACTCGAATATGTGGAAGAAACGCAAAAACAAAAGAGTATTACTTTACAAGTGTTGCGAACGTATTCGACGCAAGATTTCCTGATTTTAGATTACCAAAGTCGGCGCAATTTAGAAATAACTGAAACCGTTCGCGATCGCGCGCGCCATGGGTCTTTAGTTCATGCGATCGATCGGACGTTAACTCCCATGGGAGGACGGGCATTGCAACGATGGTTATTGCAACCGTTGTTAAAAGTGAAAGGAATTGAAGCGCGGCAAGATACCATAACAGAACTGGTACAAGACACGCAATTGCGCACCTCAATTCGGCAAATTTTGCGGCAAATTTCCGACTTAGAACGATTGAGCGGACGAGCGGGTTCGGGAACGGCAAATGCGAAAGAATTAATCGCTCTATCCCAATCATTATCCCAACTGCCTTTACTCGCTGAAATTGCTTTGTCAGGAAATTCTGCGTTCTTGAAAACCCTGCAAACCGTGCCCCCACAGTTGGAGCAATTAGCCGAGACAATTAAGCAATCTTTAGTCGAATCTCCGCCGCAACAGTTGAAAGAAGGAGGATTAATTCAGGCAGGAATTAGTGCGGAATTGGATAACATGCGATCGGAGTCGGAGGGCGATCGCGAATGGTTGGCGTCTTTGGAAACTCGGGAGCGAGAGAGAACGGGAATTTCTAATCTGAAAGTTGGCTATAATAAGACATTTGGCTATTATATTAGTATTTCGCGATCGAAATCCGATTTAGTTCCCGAAGATTATACTCGCAAACAAACCTTAGTAAATGAAGAGCGCTATATTACTGAAGAGCTAAAAGAGAGAGAAGCGAGAATTCTGACGGCACGAGAAGATTTAAATCAATTAGAGTACGAACTATTCGTACAACTGCGGACTGGAGTTGGAGAATATGCTGAAGAAATTCGCAATGTTTCTCGCGCCGTTGCCGCGTTAGATGTGTTAGCTGGATTAGCAGATATTGCGGTAGTGGAAGGCTATTGTCGTCCGCAGTTCAGCGAAAGTCGCGAAATTAGAATTATTGAAGGACGACATCCGGTGGTCGAGCAAACCTTGGGACGAGCTTTTTTTGTGCCGAATTCGACGTATTTAGGTCAATCCGCACCCGATAATCCAACCGACTTAATTATTCTAACCGGTCCGAATGCCAGTGGAAAAAGTTGTTATTTACGGCAAGTTGGCTTAATTCAACTGATGGCGCAAATTGGGAGTTTCGTGCCGGCAACGTCAGCAAAATTGGGGATTTGCGATCGCATTTTTACACGAGTTGGAGCTGTAGACGACCTGGCCACCGGGCAATCAACGTTTATGGTGGAAATGAACGAGACAGCGAATATTCTCAATCACGGTACTTCTCGTTCTCTGGTTTTGTTAGATGAAATTGGTCGCGGAACAGCTACTTTTGACGGGCTTTCCATTGCTTGGGCAGTGGCAGAATATTTAGCTACAGAAATTGGCGCTCGCACTATTTTCGCGACTCATTATCACGAATTAAACGAGCTTGCCTCGATTTTGGATAATGTGAGTAACTATCAAGTAACGGTGAAAGAAATGCCGGATAAGATTATTTTTCTGCATCAAGTGCAACCGGGAGGTGCGGATAAATCCTATGGGATTGAAGCGGGACGGTTGGCTGGATTACCGAGCGCGGTAATTCAACGAGCCAAACAAGTGATGAGTCAGATTGAAAAGCATAGTAAAATTGCGGTTGGCTTGCGCGAGGAAATGGGACATTCGACTGAATCTCTGCCGTAA
- a CDS encoding energy transducer TonB codes for MTYSPLYPSSKPALQPFWIATIASVAFHGLLWINIPTRSGSDRPVLDGVDLVQLTPEQLERLPDLNSSPELTLPPINPDAWQTPTLPSAPENAEGITLPPSLSGLPAPRASLELPPPPVLQLPPLGNPPSYREPLVLPTLPPPPEPPPQYDDANPLPTLPPEDLDLEINNLGKVPGEDTEPPEGTEPPEGTEPPEGTEPPPEPPAPILPNEIPEAAIAELRRLQEAYRQEQQATEPDTEPVPNDPEGNIPPEAEPEGEPEPPEGEPLPLPPVPVPVDPLLAQLEALKEQITYNPEGTSEEEVVATLESWLPAVQEQANNPDLGWQNQELTLTLPELACRSRINGRGSVGALVDPDGVIVGDLDLIQSTGYLLLNETALEAVRNYAFESTGTYELYLFKILFELPESCVPGEAA; via the coding sequence ATGACCTATTCTCCCCTATATCCATCCTCCAAACCCGCTCTCCAACCCTTCTGGATCGCCACGATTGCCTCCGTAGCCTTTCACGGTCTCCTGTGGATTAATATACCAACTCGCAGTGGAAGCGATCGCCCAGTACTTGACGGCGTAGACTTAGTGCAACTCACTCCCGAACAACTCGAGCGACTGCCCGATCTGAACAGCTCTCCCGAACTCACCTTACCTCCAATTAACCCAGACGCTTGGCAAACCCCCACTCTCCCTTCCGCCCCAGAGAATGCTGAAGGCATAACCCTACCTCCGTCACTATCGGGACTGCCCGCACCGCGCGCCTCCCTAGAACTGCCTCCACCACCCGTCTTACAACTGCCTCCTTTAGGAAATCCTCCCTCCTACCGAGAACCATTAGTTTTACCCACTCTGCCCCCTCCTCCCGAGCCTCCTCCACAGTATGACGATGCCAACCCTCTGCCGACTCTACCTCCAGAAGATCTCGATTTAGAAATTAATAACTTAGGAAAAGTCCCCGGAGAAGACACCGAACCGCCAGAAGGCACAGAACCGCCAGAAGGCACGGAGCCGCCAGAAGGCACGGAACCGCCTCCAGAGCCTCCCGCGCCCATTTTACCTAACGAAATCCCAGAAGCCGCGATCGCCGAATTGCGTCGCCTGCAAGAAGCCTATAGACAAGAACAACAAGCCACAGAACCCGACACAGAACCAGTTCCCAACGATCCAGAAGGCAATATTCCCCCAGAGGCAGAACCGGAAGGAGAACCCGAACCTCCCGAAGGCGAACCCCTGCCGCTCCCACCCGTCCCCGTCCCTGTCGATCCCCTACTGGCGCAACTGGAAGCATTGAAAGAACAAATTACCTATAATCCCGAAGGAACTAGCGAAGAAGAAGTAGTGGCAACCCTCGAATCTTGGTTGCCTGCCGTGCAAGAGCAAGCCAATAATCCCGATCTCGGCTGGCAAAACCAAGAGCTAACCCTCACTTTACCGGAACTCGCCTGTCGCAGTCGGATTAACGGACGAGGCAGTGTCGGAGCGCTCGTCGATCCCGATGGAGTCATTGTCGGAGATTTAGACTTAATCCAAAGTACCGGTTATCTACTCCTAAACGAAACCGCATTAGAAGCCGTTCGCAATTACGCATTTGAGAGCACCGGAACCTACGAACTCTATCTGTTCAAAATTCTCTTTGAGTTGCCAGAGTCTTGTGTTCCTGGCGAAGCTGCATAA
- a CDS encoding cysteine synthase A — MDIKTGFVDTVGHTPLIRLNSFCEETGCEILGKAEFLNPGGSVKDRAALYIIEDAERQGLLKPGGTVVEGTAGNTGIGLAHICNAKGYRCKIIIPETQSQEKFDALRVLGADVQAVPAVPYRDPNNYVKLSGRVAQELENAIWANQFDNLANRIAHYETTGPEIWEQTEGKIDGWVTATGTGGTYAGVALYLKEKNPNIQTVVADPMGSGLYSYVKTGEIKPEGNSVTEGIGNSRITKNMEGVPIDDAIQVDDRECIRVIYQLLRQDGLFMGGSVGINVGAAVALAKQMGPGHTIVTVLCDGGARYQSKLYNREWLASKDLLPSY; from the coding sequence ATGGATATCAAAACAGGATTTGTCGATACCGTTGGCCATACTCCTCTGATTCGTTTAAATAGTTTTTGTGAGGAAACCGGATGCGAAATTTTGGGGAAAGCTGAATTTCTCAATCCCGGAGGTTCCGTCAAAGACCGAGCCGCCTTGTATATTATTGAGGATGCCGAACGACAAGGATTGCTCAAACCCGGCGGTACGGTGGTTGAAGGGACTGCGGGGAATACGGGAATTGGATTAGCTCATATCTGCAATGCGAAAGGATATCGTTGCAAAATTATTATCCCGGAAACTCAATCTCAAGAAAAATTTGATGCCCTGCGCGTGTTGGGAGCGGACGTACAAGCTGTTCCCGCCGTTCCTTATCGCGATCCGAATAATTATGTGAAACTTTCAGGTCGAGTGGCGCAAGAGTTGGAGAATGCGATTTGGGCAAATCAATTTGATAATTTAGCCAATCGGATTGCTCATTATGAAACCACCGGACCGGAAATTTGGGAACAAACCGAAGGTAAAATTGATGGTTGGGTAACGGCAACCGGAACGGGCGGAACCTATGCGGGAGTGGCGCTATATTTGAAAGAGAAAAATCCCAACATTCAAACTGTAGTTGCCGATCCCATGGGGAGCGGGTTATATTCTTATGTGAAAACCGGAGAAATTAAACCGGAAGGCAATTCAGTGACTGAGGGAATTGGTAATTCTCGAATTACGAAAAATATGGAAGGCGTACCCATTGATGATGCTATTCAAGTGGACGATCGCGAATGCATTCGCGTCATTTATCAACTTTTGCGCCAAGATGGTTTATTCATGGGCGGTTCGGTGGGTATTAATGTGGGTGCTGCGGTGGCTTTAGCCAAGCAAATGGGCCCCGGACATACGATCGTCACCGTGCTTTGCGACGGGGGCGCTCGCTATCAGTCGAAGTTATATAATCGCGAATGGTTAGCGTCAAAAGATTTGCTTCCGAGTTATTAG
- a CDS encoding iron uptake porin yields MNSKLLWKSLSLTSTLLGAAFVVPGAAIAQPAETDINQIREYSTGTRSNASIGQVTSVSQLRDVRPTDWAFQALQSLVERYGCIAGYPNGTYRGNRAMTRYEFAAGVNACLDRINELIAAATANLVTREDLAVLQRLQEEFAAELATLRGRVDSLEARVEFLEDHQFSTTTKLKGEAIFAFINSFGDDRPLRGWGPDRRRISENLAPGGHLRDIDDEATFAGRVRLNFDTSFTGEDSLRTRLQAGNIAGTRGALGSAAARVGYATDTDNAFEVSILTYRFPYGGYFEDGAPRGIMQIGPIGQAPDDLIPTFSVNSSGSGTISRFSALSPIYRGVGDAGITGLYYFTPQISLGYSYLAGGANNPGSGSGLFNGDFQAMGQLSYEGDRFGIGFTYARDYVADNGASSLSGPLSGGIGTLASDPFRRPGEALATDSYGIAMEWAPSDRFVFNAWGQYSNAQDLSTNNQLDDADIWNWLVGFTFPDLGAEGNVGGLMIGMPPHITSGTGDAPDTPIHLEAFYKLQLTDNISVTPGFLAVINPEGDSDNDTVYVGTIRTTFKF; encoded by the coding sequence ATGAACTCGAAGCTTTTATGGAAATCACTGAGCCTGACCTCAACTCTGTTGGGTGCGGCTTTTGTTGTACCGGGTGCTGCGATCGCGCAGCCCGCTGAAACCGATATTAACCAAATTCGCGAGTATTCCACTGGCACTCGCAGCAATGCTTCCATCGGCCAGGTAACTTCCGTATCTCAATTACGGGACGTTCGTCCGACTGACTGGGCCTTCCAAGCGCTGCAATCCTTGGTAGAACGCTACGGCTGTATTGCCGGTTACCCCAATGGAACCTATCGCGGTAACCGCGCCATGACTCGTTATGAGTTTGCCGCTGGTGTCAACGCTTGCTTAGACCGGATCAATGAATTAATTGCTGCAGCAACCGCTAACTTAGTTACCCGCGAAGACTTAGCCGTACTGCAACGCTTGCAAGAAGAATTTGCTGCCGAATTGGCAACTCTGCGCGGACGAGTAGACAGTCTCGAAGCACGGGTTGAGTTCTTAGAAGACCATCAGTTCTCGACCACGACCAAACTGAAAGGGGAAGCAATCTTTGCTTTCATTAACTCTTTCGGCGATGACCGCCCTCTGAGAGGTTGGGGTCCAGACCGCCGTCGGATCTCTGAGAACCTTGCTCCTGGAGGTCACTTACGCGATATTGATGATGAAGCGACCTTTGCCGGTCGAGTTCGCTTAAACTTCGATACCAGCTTCACTGGGGAAGACAGCTTGAGAACCCGTTTGCAAGCTGGTAATATTGCCGGAACTCGCGGTGCTTTGGGGAGTGCTGCTGCTCGTGTGGGCTATGCTACTGATACGGACAATGCTTTTGAAGTGAGTATCTTAACCTACCGCTTCCCCTACGGCGGTTACTTTGAAGATGGTGCTCCCAGAGGGATCATGCAGATCGGTCCCATCGGTCAAGCTCCCGATGACTTGATCCCAACCTTCAGTGTCAACAGTTCTGGAAGCGGTACGATTTCTCGCTTCAGCGCTCTCAGCCCCATCTACCGTGGCGTTGGAGATGCTGGTATCACCGGTCTGTACTACTTCACTCCGCAAATTAGCTTGGGTTATTCTTACCTAGCAGGTGGTGCTAATAATCCCGGTAGCGGCAGCGGACTATTCAATGGTGACTTCCAAGCCATGGGTCAGTTGAGCTACGAAGGCGATAGATTCGGCATTGGTTTCACCTATGCTCGCGATTATGTTGCTGACAATGGTGCTAGCAGTCTGTCCGGTCCTCTGTCTGGTGGAATTGGTACTCTGGCGTCCGATCCCTTCCGCAGACCCGGAGAAGCGCTCGCCACCGACTCCTATGGTATTGCCATGGAGTGGGCACCAAGCGATCGCTTTGTCTTCAATGCTTGGGGACAATACAGCAATGCACAAGACTTGAGTACTAACAACCAGCTTGATGATGCCGATATCTGGAACTGGTTAGTTGGCTTTACCTTCCCCGACTTGGGTGCTGAAGGTAACGTAGGCGGACTGATGATCGGTATGCCTCCCCACATCACTTCCGGAACTGGCGATGCTCCCGACACCCCAATTCACTTGGAAGCATTCTACAAACTGCAGTTGACCGACAACATCTCGGTGACTCCCGGTTTCTTGGCTGTAATCAATCCTGAAGGAGACAGCGACAACGATACTGTTTACGTTGGAACCATCCGGACTACCTTCAAGTTCTAA
- a CDS encoding precorrin-2 C(20)-methyltransferase has translation MQFGTLYGIGVGTGDPELITLKGWKRLQNSPVVAFPAGRDNQLGFAETIIAPWLQPSQTKLPLEFPYLQDSDRLQEAWDRASDKVWNYLSQGQDIAFACEGDIGFYSTFNYLAQTLQRDHPEVEIILIPGISSPMAAASVRGKPLTWRDQRLTILPALYHMEGLESALDISDVTVLMKVSSVYPQVWNVLKRRNLLEHSYIVERATLPEQTIYTNLGDRPELSLSYFSVLIIHSNSSSTAIGN, from the coding sequence GTGCAATTCGGAACTCTTTACGGTATTGGCGTCGGCACCGGCGATCCAGAATTAATTACCCTGAAAGGATGGAAACGACTTCAAAACAGTCCCGTAGTTGCCTTTCCTGCCGGACGAGATAACCAACTAGGTTTCGCCGAAACCATTATTGCTCCGTGGCTCCAGCCCTCGCAAACCAAATTACCTCTAGAATTTCCCTATCTTCAGGATAGCGATCGCCTGCAAGAGGCCTGGGATCGAGCGAGCGACAAAGTCTGGAACTATCTCAGTCAAGGACAAGACATAGCATTTGCTTGCGAAGGCGACATTGGGTTTTATAGTACCTTTAACTACCTAGCGCAAACCCTGCAACGAGACCATCCGGAAGTAGAGATTATCCTCATTCCCGGAATTTCCTCCCCCATGGCTGCCGCATCGGTACGAGGAAAACCCCTAACCTGGCGAGACCAACGGTTAACCATATTACCCGCCCTCTATCATATGGAAGGATTGGAGAGCGCCCTAGATATCTCAGATGTCACCGTCCTGATGAAAGTTAGCTCCGTTTATCCTCAAGTTTGGAACGTCCTGAAACGGCGCAACCTCTTAGAACATTCTTATATCGTCGAGCGAGCCACATTACCGGAGCAAACGATCTATACTAACTTAGGCGATCGCCCCGAGCTGTCACTCTCCTACTTCTCCGTCCTCATCATCCACTCTAACTCCTCCTCTACTGCGATCGGTAACTGA
- a CDS encoding class I SAM-dependent methyltransferase: protein MIEQSWNAKLYEDRHHYVSQMAEDLVTILSPQPEETILDLGCGTGHLAAKIAESGATVIGCDRATSMIEQARTNYPHVLFEVIDGEQLVWKERFDAIFSNAALHWMSNAEAVVQGMSQALKVGGRLVAEFGGKGNISAISTTLRETLATQGYVAPAQLWYFPSISEYSTLLEAYGFEVVFAQLFDRPTPLEGDGGLSNWVTMFASHLLATIPVDKRSQILHEIETKLRPHLYREGTWFADYRRLRLIAYRI, encoded by the coding sequence ATGATCGAGCAATCTTGGAATGCAAAACTGTATGAAGATCGCCATCACTATGTTTCGCAGATGGCTGAAGATTTGGTAACGATCTTGTCGCCACAACCGGAAGAGACAATCCTCGATCTCGGGTGTGGAACCGGTCATTTAGCGGCAAAAATTGCGGAATCTGGAGCAACGGTTATTGGATGCGATCGCGCTACCTCTATGATAGAACAAGCCAGAACCAATTATCCCCATGTACTCTTTGAAGTTATCGATGGCGAGCAATTGGTTTGGAAAGAGCGTTTTGATGCCATTTTTTCTAACGCTGCTTTGCATTGGATGAGCAACGCCGAAGCGGTTGTACAAGGCATGAGCCAGGCACTAAAAGTTGGAGGACGTTTGGTCGCAGAATTTGGAGGCAAAGGAAATATTAGCGCAATTTCCACTACCTTACGAGAAACTCTGGCAACTCAGGGTTATGTCGCTCCCGCTCAACTCTGGTATTTTCCCAGTATTTCCGAATACAGTACCCTGCTCGAAGCTTATGGATTTGAAGTCGTTTTTGCGCAACTTTTCGATCGCCCCACTCCTCTAGAAGGCGATGGAGGATTGAGCAATTGGGTTACCATGTTTGCCAGTCATTTACTCGCCACAATTCCCGTCGATAAGCGATCGCAAATTCTGCACGAAATAGAAACTAAACTGCGCCCCCATCTCTACCGAGAGGGAACTTGGTTTGCCGACTATCGCCGGTTGCGCCTTATCGCTTATCGAATTTGA